ggggggaggactttcaTTCCCTTTCCCACTCCAGGCTTCACTCTGTCCCTGTGTGAAGCGAAAGGGATAAATACTATATAAATCGCCTTTTCCCAAGCTCATGTTCTCTCGTGTCCCAACCTTCCCGAGTCAGCTCACCCGCCTCCTGCTCAGCAGAGCGCTCCCGGTCCGCCGCCTGAGCCCGCGCTTCCGCTGCACGCCGCGACAACGCCGGCGCCAGGCTCCAGGAAGGACCCCGAGCGCGTCGCCGGCCCGCTTCGCCTGAGCGGACAGCCCTTTGCCTGAAAAACGGCTTCGAGGAATGTTGGCCTCTGAGACAGAAACGGGAAAGACCAACTTGTTGGTCCTCAAAACAAAGCGTGAGTTGCTCCCAAGAAAAACAAGGCCGGAGGATTCACGAATCTGACCAGGCGCCTTGGGACACCCTAAAGGGGAGGGCCTTCAGGCGGGCCACGTGGGCAGACTAGTGGAGCCGTTGCTAGGCGACAACCGCTGTTGGGCGGGCGACACACGGGTGTTCGAACAGATCGGGGATTTTCCCCCAAAGCAAGGGGTTCAAGATCGGGGCTGCTGGGTGAGGGTCTAGGGACAGGAAAGAGTACTGTTCTGGTTATTCTATGATGGGGAAGGCTTAGACATCGTCAGGGAGGTGGGCGGGTGCTGGGAGTCTAAGCTGCTCCCGAGGCAGAGCCTGGAGGAAAGATCATGAACGCTGATGTTTTGGAGAGAACAACCTGCACTACATAGcgagacaaccccccccccccccaaaaaatgattGGACAGGATCTGAGACACTTGAGTCCAATTGCTGACTTGCTAACACAGCCCACTTAGCATTCCGCTTCCCCTCATTGGGGTCGGcgtgggtggtggtggagcttGCGGACCAGCTCATTTCCTGAACTAGAGGTAATCATGAGTGAACTACGCTATCTAGCTCCGGTTCACCAGAATTCTGAGGTGGAGAGAGGTCTCACAAGTGAATGTCAGAGCTCAGACTGGAACGCGTAGATTCTGGTGAAATCAGCCCATGAGACTCAACCGGGAGGCTGCAGAACTGCAGTGGCAGGACTGGAGTTAATGCCCACTTACCACGCAACCTGTGCCTGCAGCCCTCTGTTGATCAGGGACTTGGGGATGTAGATCATTGAGCTTCTTTTCCCCCTGGGGATGGAAGCCACTGAGCTTTttcccttctgcctctttccctcgACTCCCTGCGTAGTCATTGATTTTCCTTtaggtgaaaatattttttttcctccaataaaaatatttagtgaaGTGTGAAATTCCGTCCTTGAGCTCAAGAAtcctggtttctctctctctctctttgtggtgTGTTGTGCTCCATTGTCCATTGTGGCAACAACCTGCCATAGAGAAATCCTATGTGAAAGAATAAAGGTTCAAAAATCTAAATGCTTCCTCAACTGAAACATCCAAATTGTTTTGTGGTGGTGCTGGACATCAAACCCAAGGTCTTGTGTTCGCCAGGCAGACTTCTACCGCTGTGCTAGCCCTTAGCATCTAACATAGTGTTAGAAGCAGAGAACAAAATTGAGACTTCAAACTGgaagctttctgttctgttttctgtgaGAAGCCTTGAATACGTCTTCATCATGCAATTCCATTTGATCTCTAAAGGAGGGAACTAGATTTTCATACTCCAGGGTACATACTGGGTTGCTTTGGGTTGTTTCACGTTATGGTAAAGAATCTCAAGGCATCACCTTTACCCTGATGCTGAACCTCTGCTGATATGCTTTCTTCTTGTCTTCCCAGGCCTGAGCCATGGAAAAGAATGATGCCATCAACTTCAAGGCTTTGGAGAGAGAGCTGCAGGCTGCACTTGCTGCCGACGAGAAGTACCAAAGGGAGAACGCTGCCAAGTTACGGGCGGTTGAACAAAGAGTGCCTTCTTACGAGGAGTTCAGGTTGGTGTGCAGCGCAATAATCATCGGGCCCCCTCGGGCATGGTGGGCTACggaagttaaaaacaaacagtCTAGATTCAGATCATTCTGAGCTCCCATCCGCCCCCACCCTCTACTACTGGCCGATCTTGCCTAAACTCCTTAACCAGCTGAGACTCGGTTGCGTCTGTAACAGAGAAATGGCTGCTACAGTTGTTTGAGTTATCGCGTGTAAGCACAGCATGTCGCCCGTTTGAAGTGCTTGGGTGCTGTTAGCTAACTGTGCCACCGTTGCTGCTGTGACCCCAGCCCAGTAGCTGCTCCACATTCAGGGAAACGAAGTGTCAATCTCTATCTTTGACCCAGAGGTATTGTCCTTGCATCACACCTGAAACCTCTGAACCAGAAGGACAAGATAAGGGGAAAAGGACTTGTACCCTGGAACTGTCACACTACTAAGGAAAGGACTTTTGAGGATGTGGCCACTGAAATACCCCAGGTAGGTGCCGGCCAACCTCTTCAGCCCAGCAGGATTTCTCCATGCTAAAGCTATGGCCCTGTCTTCTTACAACACACACCACTTCCGTATGTCTCCCAGAAGCCAACAGAAACAGGCTTTCCCCCTCTAATCCTAGAACAGCAATCAGATGGTGGGACTGGGATGAGCTGGGCTCAGCAGTCCTGCAGCAGTCCTTCTGAGACAGGTGGGAAACGGTTTAACAACCCTGCGGCAGTATCCAAGGGGGACCCAGCCTGACAGACCCTTGACACTTACTTTGAATTCCTTCTTCTCTGTCAGAGATTGACAGTAaactcccccccaccccgcctcctTTTCTCCAGCAAGCTCTGACTTACTCTAAAAGGCCAAGAGCTATGTTTCCTTTCTCAGGAGGAAACCCCAGTACAAAGGAGACCTTCAAATCATAGCCTGGATCCCTtgggccctcctccctcctccctccccagctcttttcctcctccctccccagctccctcGTCTGAAAATGAGGCCGCAGAGGCCAGCCttcccagagctcagggaacagTTGCAGCACCAAGATGAAAACTCATAACCCCCCTCCCCATCACAGCTGCAGAGTGGCAAGCTGAGCTCCGGACTTGTTCCCCTTTGTAATGCAGGAGACATCACCCTTCCAGCCTGCGACCTCTGCAGAGTTTTACCGTGATTGGCGTCGGCACCTAAGAGGTGGACCAGAGCGCTACCAAGCCCTGCTTCAGCTTGGGGGTCCCAAGCTGGGCCACCTCTTCCAGATGGATGTAGGCTTTGGACTTCTTGGGGAGCTGCTGGTGGCACTGGCTGAGCATGTGAGGCTAAGTGACCGGGCGGCAGTACTAGAGATCCTGCACAGCTTGGCTAACACGGGGCGGTTCACCCTGAACCTGAGCCTGCTGAGCCAGGCAGAGCGCGAGAGCTGCCAGCACTTGTTTCAGAAGTTACAGGCCATGGGCACCCCCAGACCCATGCAGGAGGGGCTCAGCTTGGAGGAGCCATCTGCTGGgctgcagggagaggaggggctCCTACAGGAGCTGCGAGCGCTGTATGGGCTCCACTGATGGAACTGGCTCCCCTCAGCATTCCCCAGTGGTctcagaaagcatttttttttatttaaaaaaagacttgttttattttatgtgtgtgagtgttttgcctacatgtatgtatgactACCAGGTGTGTAcccagtgcctgaggaggccagagagggtatTGGAGTCTCTAGAAGTGTagttacagatgcttgtaagTTACAGATAGTTGGAAGCTCCCATTTGAGTGCTGGAATCCATCGAACCAACcggttctcttaaccactgagccatcccgccAGCCCCTTTGGAAAGCATTTGTGTTGGTTATCTTGGGTTTTCTGCAGAGGTATTGAAAGAACTATCGTGAGAAAGCTGTACCTACTTCCTTTTCAAGTAGTGGGCTTGCCCACTTCTCCAACCGGTAATTTTATCTATGTGGCTCCCCGGGATGCAAAGGGCCCTACTGGTTTAGAGTGTTTTGCTCCCTACCTTATGAGTTGGCCACGTCCCTAGCCTTGAGAAGCGGGTGTGTTTGCAACTAAATTCTGGCCACACAAAACTCCCTCCTagagggaaaaaataaagcaaactcaCTGACCTCTGATAAAAGATAAACACTGATCATAACTCTTAACCAGAATATTTATAACTCAAAGCCAGTGAATGAACAGCCAATCAATAATAAGCAAAGGCTCCTTCGTTTGAGATGCAGAATTTTCCCCCAGAGTCCTAGTTCTTTCTCAGGTTGAGCCTGGGAAATCCCCAGTCCATTGGCTCAGGTCTGGCCAGCATCCCAGATGACCAGAGGGTTTCTGTCCTATCTCTCAGATTGCTGAAGGGATATTCTCCAGGGAAGGTGGGGCCAAGGGTGCTTAGAGCTCATTCTAGTTTCTCTTAGCCCATTCTTAGATGAGTGCCAGTGTTCTAGAAAGATGAGAGAGTGTTAGGTTCTAGAATGACTCCCCCCCCCACCAGATCAGTCCTGTGCATTAGAATAGCACCTTGTACATCAGCTGGGAATAAATTGTCTTGCATTGGCTCTCTCCCCTGCACTTTCTGGCTTCTTGTACTGGTTGTTTGAACCTTTCTTTATGTAGCGGCCTCCTCTCAGCAGTGATTTCTAAAAAGCCACAGGTCTTTGGTGCCCTGGGCTTTGCCCTGGCCCCTCAAGACCCTCCCTCCTACAAGCATGAGGCTGGCCCACACCACTGTGCTCTTGTGTGCCTGGGTCAGTCTCCAAGCCTTTGAAATCGTGGAGAAGGAGAACATCTTTCAGAGGACGCCCTGCCCGGCTTTTTTGATGTTTGATAACGCTGCCTATCTGGCTGACATGAGCTTTGAGCTTCCCTGCCACTGCAAACCTGAGGATGTTTCGACCGTGGTCTGGTATTACCAAAAGCACCTGGGGAGCAGCCACACTGTTGTGCTTACTGACTTCGACGGGCGGTTGCTCACAGAGGCAGCTCATGTTCGAGCAGGCAGCAGCATGCTGGTCCGCTTCAGCATCCGCATGTTCAGCCTGTTGGTTTTCCGGGCTCAGTCAGAGGACTCAGGCCTATATTTTTGTGGCACCCGCAAGGGGGACTATTTTTATGCCTATGATGTGGACATCCAAAGTCATGAGGGAATGGTAGCCACGTTTAAGGACAAGGGCCAGGAGCCATTGCCAGATGAATACTACGGAAGCCTCCATGTCTTCACTACCTTCTGGGAGTGGACCCCCTGTGACCGCTGTGGGGTACATGGGGAACAGTGGCGCCTTGGACTCTGCTACCTGCAGAACCCTGGTCTCTCCCCTCGGTACCTGAAGACACTGCCCGACGTTGTGTCCTGTGGCTCTCGGGCTGTGCCAAGGAAACTGCGCATCAAGACCAGGTACCACACACCTGAGCTGATGATCAAGAGCTGCCTCGTGTCCTGTGAGAAGAGGACTCAGGTCCAGAAGGGTGTGCTAACAATCTACAACTACGTGTCCAAACTGGGCAGCCGGCCCTGGTTGCCTCAGGTGCCCATTCAATTCCATCAGCAGAGGCTAGGCCATGGCCTCATCATCTCCTGTCCCGGGGCCAGGCCAGAGCATGCTGTGGCCTGGGACAAAGACCATCAGCCCCTCTACCGCACACAGTACCTAAAAGGTGTCAACAGATCCATGAGAGTGTTCATCGACCATGGCAACCATCTCCACATCCGCTTCACCCAGCTGAGCGACCGGGGCATCTATTACTGCTGGCGGCAAGGGTTGAGGATCGCTGGGTTCCGGTTGGGAGTAACATCTCGCGGACGCTACCCAGCCTCGCTCTCAGACCCTGAGACTCGCACTGCTGTGGAACTCACCCTGGTAGCCTACCTGCTCATCACGGCCGTCTTTGTCACCATTCACATTTGTCGTTGCTGCTGCTACTCATTTTGCCATTGTCCCAACTTCTCAACCCATACCCTTCTCCAGCTGTGAAAATTAGttgtattttaatatgtttgtTAAATGATACCAGATGCTTCTGGATGGGCACCTTGGGCTGGGACACGTGACAAGGTGAAGTACATACAAGTCTATTATTTACAACTTACCCCCCAGTTTCATGGGAGGCGCCCGAGTCTAATCTAGAAAGTGGAGAAGCCTgagggaggtcagaggtcagagactGGAGACAGAAGGGAAGTGGACAGGTACATGTGTCTTCTCACATCACACTCAGGTTGCACAAGGAAGTGAACCGATACCCATCAGGTCACCCATCAGTGTCATTGACATTGGAAGTGGTTTGCCTTTAAGGACTACTGCTGGGCTCTGGTTGAactggatggggtgggatggagaaaaaggaagaaaagtggagGGAGCAGTtgtgtcttcctctgcttccagttGTTCTGGGAAGAGCAGAGCAGCAGGCATGAAAAAGATGAAGGTAAAGACAGGGACCAGAAATGGGTGAAGAAAGTGGAGCTCCAACACAGGATTTTCTTGAATGGTGGCACCCAGGCTAGGGATTGGGCATGAGAAGAGGTTCTGGGGCAAAGGTCATGGCACCAGGGCTCCGTAGGAGGCAGATTTGACAGGCGGCAGCAGCAGTAGAAGTTCAGGGTCTCAGTGCTAGCTGTGGGGATGAGCAAGTTGATTGGTCTTCACCCCACCTTCTGAGCAAATCAGACCCACTCTGTGGAAGGCTGTGACAcgtgtctttatttcttcttagtGAGCAAAGGTGACGGCGCTGTTCTGAAGGTTAGTAGAAGTGgcaaggagtgggaggagaggggacaATGTCCTGGCAGGAGGAAGGGGCCCCACTCTCCTTTTTTGACCTTaaaggggaggaaagggcagTGGAGCGGACACTTTCAGCCCCATTTCTGGGCACAGTTTCCCATCACCTGCCCACCAGCCAGTCCGGGAGAGGGTGCTCTGGTGTGGAAGGGCGGTCTGACATCACTTGCCTCCAGGCGGCTTGAGTATGAGCCAGTCCAGTAGGCTCATGCCTTAGTTTCTCAAATTGTCAAATAGGATGATGCCTAAAATATAGGTAGTATTACGTATACGCATAAGAAAGGACACGGACCCCTGCCTTGGAGAACAACAGCTTGTAATTATGGGATGGAGAACCTCAAAAGGGTGGTTGTGGTTTCGTCAGGGTTGAGAAGCAGCAGTCACGGGGCAGAGAACTGAGCGGGTAGGGACTAGGCAGCCAGGAACAGACCTTCACTACTGAGGTACAGCTGTACCCTGCCCAACGGACAGAAGTCCCTCACTCCTGTCTCGCTGTCTTCAGGAGAATGAGCCACTTCCCACTCCAATGTCCGAATCATCTCCGCCCGTGCCGCTGGCGCTCCTCCAGCCTGAGTAGGGGAGCCTTCCAGTTCTTGAGCTCTCTGCACCCACATTTAGGGGCCAGGCACCCCACCTATACTCCCTCCCAGTACTACTTGCCTCTCCACTTATGCTATAGACacccccccaagtgctgagaaccAAGTCTCCGTATGCTCACAGGCTGCTGAGCTGCATGGCAACCCAGTGGGGTTGAGACATGAGTCACCATTCTGGAGGACCCTCGGGACTGCCTTAGTGGCCATTCCGGGTAGCAGGTCTGCCCTACCCACCCCTTGATCAGTCAGGGCTTTTCCAGAAGCATAGGTCTCTGACTAGAGCTACTTTGCCTTGGGACCTCCCCTTTCTGTCTGACTTTCTGTCTCCCTCCAGCAGCCTGTGAAAACTCAAAGTCCAGTTCCCAGAGCCTTCTAGCTCTAGCAACAGTTTCCATAACAACAAGGATGAAGGAAATGATTCGTTAAGACTCCCTGCTCTGCTcaactttcctctttccttccaatTCTAACCCAGCTGCCGGCCCCTCCCCTCCTGACTGCCCCTTTGGGGTGAGTAGCCTGTTAGTTGGAGGCGCAGGGTATATGCCATCTGTCAGGCTGAGTAAGGACTGAGTCTTGGGCAGCAGACAGGCATGAGAACAAAGGGAAGGGGAATGCCGACATGGAAGGGAAGAGGACTGTCTGAGGAAGAGCTTTGGGCCCTTCATGCTGTGTGGCAGGAGCCAGCAGGTGGGCACCCCTCACACCACATCCTTGTGTTCCTGCTTGGACTCCTTGATGACCTGCAGGGGACAGGGAAGGTGCACAGTGCACAATTAGGGACTGACATAGCTTCTGGAACCATGTGCTAGGCTGTGCATCCCGACACAAGTCCCCAACTGTCCTGGATCTGTCTTCCCTTGACTGTCATTGTAATTACATCATGCTGAGGTCCAGTTGGGGTGTGAAATGCCACTTATAAAGCATTGAATGCCATGCCTGACACTATGGCATAAGAGTAGTTATTTCTACCGCCACCGCCACCCCATGCATGCTGTACCTATCTCTTAGTCCCATTCCTCTCGGGAAAATTCCTTTGAGTAAAATTTGAAGGCCTTTTCTTTCCCTAACTGTCCCAGTCAGAGCTGGACCCTCAGGTAGCCTTGGTACATGGGTTGTCCTTAACCCACCACCTGAGGAAGGGCTGGGAAAGGAGAATTACATTCAAGGTCAGTCCCTTCTTCCAGAGCTCCACTGGGAGTCCCCGGTACTTAGCTAAGGACCTTCCGTGAGCTAGTCCCAGGCTTTTCCTAGTCTAGCTTCAAGAACTCCTGGGGCCAACCAGAACCTTTCCTCACCTCGCCATCACGCATCTCCACTGTCTTTACCACGATGTTCCTCTTGAGGTGTCCCTCTGATACGGACTTGGTATCCAAGCTGGTTTCTGCAGGTGTGAGGAGAGGAAGCCTCCGTGGGCTCTTGGGATACTAAGCATCCTGTCCTGTGCCCAACTTCCCCATCATGTGCCCAGGGTCATGACTACAGGGCTATCTAATTAGGCAGGGAGAGCCTTGACTTATCCAAAGTGACTGGAGTCTCCCAGCTGCTCCCCAGTGTGGGCACATCCTGCTGCACCCCCCTCCCCCGTGCGGGCACGTCCCTCTGCTGCCCCCCCCCGTGCAGGCACGTCCCTCTGCTGCCCCCCCGTGTGGGCACGTCCCTCTGCTGCCCCCCCCATGCGGGCACATCCCTCTGCTGCCCCCCCCGTGCGGGCACGTCCCTCTGCTGCCCCCCCGTGCGGGCACGTCCCTCTGCTGCCCCCCCCCGTGCGGGCACGTCCCGCTGCTGTCCTGTAGCCCACTTGGCCTTCTGTTCTGGTACCTGGCTTCCTGACAACCAAGGGCTGCGCCAAGAAAGAAACCTCAGTCTCCTCTATTACAAAAAAGGGTTCACGGTGCCTACTCTCCTAGGAAATTGGGGGGGGGCAACTAATGTGTGTTAATGTATTGCACAAATAAGTGATTTATGCGTGTGGGACCCGTCCCCATTCCTATCTTTTTCTGTCACTTGTCTGGCCT
The Microtus pennsylvanicus isolate mMicPen1 chromosome 11, mMicPen1.hap1, whole genome shotgun sequence genome window above contains:
- the Dnaaf19 gene encoding dynein axonemal assembly factor 19; the protein is MEKNDAINFKALERELQAALAADEKYQRENAAKLRAVEQRVPSYEEFRGIVLASHLKPLNQKDKIRGKGLVPWNCHTTKERTFEDVATEIPQETSPFQPATSAEFYRDWRRHLRGGPERYQALLQLGGPKLGHLFQMDVGFGLLGELLVALAEHVRLSDRAAVLEILHSLANTGRFTLNLSLLSQAERESCQHLFQKLQAMGTPRPMQEGLSLEEPSAGLQGEEGLLQELRALYGLH
- the Fam187a gene encoding Ig-like V-type domain-containing protein FAM187A, whose translation is MRLAHTTVLLCAWVSLQAFEIVEKENIFQRTPCPAFLMFDNAAYLADMSFELPCHCKPEDVSTVVWYYQKHLGSSHTVVLTDFDGRLLTEAAHVRAGSSMLVRFSIRMFSLLVFRAQSEDSGLYFCGTRKGDYFYAYDVDIQSHEGMVATFKDKGQEPLPDEYYGSLHVFTTFWEWTPCDRCGVHGEQWRLGLCYLQNPGLSPRYLKTLPDVVSCGSRAVPRKLRIKTRYHTPELMIKSCLVSCEKRTQVQKGVLTIYNYVSKLGSRPWLPQVPIQFHQQRLGHGLIISCPGARPEHAVAWDKDHQPLYRTQYLKGVNRSMRVFIDHGNHLHIRFTQLSDRGIYYCWRQGLRIAGFRLGVTSRGRYPASLSDPETRTAVELTLVAYLLITAVFVTIHICRCCCYSFCHCPNFSTHTLLQL